DNA from Fusarium verticillioides 7600 chromosome 4, whole genome shotgun sequence:
GTTCAAGAAAGGCAAATCCGGTACTTCGACACCAACTGAAGCTTCCGCTGAAGAGGACAAGTACAATGAAACTAAACAATTCCACGAGACTTTGGCCAACGAGTCCCCTGAAACAATTCGACACACGATATGGTCCATGGTGAAGCATGATCACCCTGATGCCCTCGTTCTGCGGTTTCTCAGAGCACGGAAGTGGGATgtcgagaaggctctcgTCATGCTGGTGTCCACTATGCATTGGAGGCATAACGACATGAAGGTAGACTCTGAAATTATGAAGAACGGAGATGCCTTTgcggttgaggatgagaagaccgaCTCTCCTACCAAGCAAGTTAGCGccgacatgatgaagcaacTCCGAATGGGAAAGAGTTTCCTGCACGGCACTGATAAGCAAGGCCGACCTATCTGTGTCGTCCGGGTTCGCCTGCACAAGGCTGGGCAAGAGTGCGAAGAAAGTCTGGAAAAGTACACAGTCTACATTATTGAGACAGCGCGCATGACCCTCCAACCCCCTGTTGATACAGCTGTAAGTGCCCGTGATCTAGAAATCATAGCACAACACTGACAGGCAAACGCAGTGCATTGTTTTCGACATGACTGGCTTCTCTATGGCCAACATGGACTACACTCCTGTCAAGTTCATGATCAAGTGCTTCGAGGCCAACTATCCCGAGTCTCTAGGTGCTGTCCTGGTGCACAAAGCTCCCTGGCTTTTCCAAGGTATGTTGCTCTTTTGAAAGTGAAGATAAATACTGACTCGTAACAAGGTATCTGGAAGGTCATCCGTGGCTGGCTTGACCCTGTGGTGGCAGCCAAGGTTCACTTCACTAACAACCGGGCTGAACTCGAAGAGTTCATCGCTCCAGACCATctgatcaaggagcttgaaggtgatgagaaCTGGGAGTACAAGTACATCGAGCCTCTTGCTGGCGAAAatgacaagatgaaggatatgcAAACCCGGGATCGTCTTTTGACTGGCCGTGAAGAGTTGGTAAAGAAATTCGAGCATACAACCAGAGAATGGATCCGACATCCTGATGGCGAGCAGGGCAAACAACTCAAGGCCGAGCGAGAGAAGATCGCCAAACTTCTCAGGGAGGATTACTGGAATCTTGACCCATATATCCGAGCACGAACACTCTACGACAGACAAGGTGCGATACAGaatgatggcaagactgaCTGGTACTCGCTCAAGCCACCGGCTGCTGCGGGAGCCAGCACTTCTGCTGATGATCTAGACTAGACGAGACGTGTGAAGGACAAAAGGGACATGGATTGTAGATGATCAGGTTGATTTGGTGGGGCAGGATGGTACCTGGTAACTGGACAATAATACTAGAAGGGCTCTTCATGAACCAGTCCCCTATTTTCCCAACCCAACACTGTTGCATATGCGTATCCCGAAGCTCCCTagatcttggccttgagctcctcacAGTAAGCCTTGAGCTGTTCCATATCTGCGGGCTTTGTGGGCCACTTAACGCCGAGGCCCTCGGTCTCGTTGGGCTTAGGGATCTGAATACTTGTTAGCTGTAGCTCAACGATAATTTAGGCTTTGACTTGTTACCATGTGGAAGTGGACCTAGGACTACATTAGTTTCTGACACCGTAGATTTGTTTTTATAGACTTACATGatcaacttcttggtgagcAATGCGGCCATTGTTCTGCAGGATGTTGTAATCAGTGGCACCAGTCGCGttgacaatcttcttgacaacagGCTTTGGACACAATTAGACTTGAGAATTCATCATTAACGCCCCAGTACTTGCCAGAATCTCGGTGAGGTGGTCGTCGGGAATATCGGCCAGCTTAGCACCGTGGTGCTTGGGAATGACAAGCTGTATCTTGTCAGTGGGTTCATGATGTGAGCTGTTGAGAACATACAGCGTGGCCCTTGCTGAGAGGACCAATATCAAGGAAAGCGAGAGTCTTGTCGCTCTCAAATAGCTTGAAAGAGGGAATATCGCCTGATGAAGGATCAGGTCAGTTTACACGAGGACCAGGAGTTAGACAAAAGAGCTGATAAACACCCTCAACATACTCTCCCCTCGGCAACCCCCAGCATACTCTCAACTCATTCATTCAACCACCATGCTTCTCCCTTCTCTTACCCTTGATGATGCGACAGAAGATGCAGGAGGACATTTTGGCGTTCAATTATTTGGTTGTTGGAGAAAGTAAATAGAAAAAAGAATCAGAAAACAAGGTGCAGTTCAATTGTCAATTGAAGGATCAGATTACATGAGGTAACACTGAGAGAGGTGCAGCATGGAGCTACCTATTCTATGAGGGGCAGCTGGTGTGAGCTTTGATTGGCTGTTGCGCTTGGATTGAGGGTATATAAGTCTAAAAAACACGGCTTTCTTTCGGAGTGGGACCTCCCATCGAACTCACCTCTTGCCTTTTACCAGATGTGACCGTGGGATTGGCCCAACAGACTCCATTCACCTAATCTTTGGAAACCATTCGTCTAGGGACTCTAGATTCGAATTTTGATTTTTGTTCCATTTTTTTATCCAAAAACATTCAGGAGCGTCATGTATTAGTCGGCCTTTTGTTTTTGGTATTTTTTAAGACCATTGAAGTCCTTTTTTGGGCGTTTTAACAGTTTTCATGCCCATGTTTCTAGAAGTGAGGCTTCTTTCTGCGCCTTGATTTTTACgtcatctccatctcggcgGGGTCGCCTCAGCCCCTCCAAGCACAATAGGGTACCGAACTTAACTGCCCGTGCTTCCCAAGGCATAACCGTACCAAGCAACCCATGATCCATCACTCTTCGCCCACTTTCAGGCGCCCTGTTCCTACCTTGTAGCACTTTTTGCCAAGATTTGCTGTTCCAGTCAGTTAGTACCTGTACGAGTCACGAGCTTGATCCTTCGAAGCATATATACTCCAACTTTAACGCCACTGGCTTAGTACTAACATAGTACGATCGACACCTTCAGGTTTGCGACGAACCTGCAGATTCCAAGCCATATACAGCCATCGCATTTACTCGAAACGAAATGCCTGAATACATCAATACGCCTCTCTTTGGCGGCGCAATCACTTGCGACCTACCCGCCAAGTTCGCCGACGTCAGGTTCGTCCTCGTTGCTCCTTGCGCCTAACTACACCACTTCCCGTGCTGACTCTTTGCGCTGCAGCAAGTTGCGACAAGTTCCCGATAACCAAGAAGTCTGGATCGATCAGGATGGcttcaccagcatcatcttcgacaTCACAGAGCGTGTTGGAGGCTCTGGTTCAGGCCCTGAGGTGGATGGTCGTGCCATGACAACTCATCTCGAAGATATGGTTGGTTCGGATATCGATACCGTCAAGATCTGGAACACTGCCGAGACCGAGTTCTCGAATCTTGAGTATGTTGTCTCAGATGCCTTCTGAAAGTGGCAGTTATTGATATCTGTAGACCTGGTACTCCCGCATACACTCTTATTTCCACGCAGACTCCTCGTGTGAACCAGTCCCGCGATTCAACATCTGCACCCGATTTCACAGCCATCATCCTAACTCTTCTGCGGctcgagaaggccaagactgataTTCTCATCACAATCAATGTCCCACACATCAAGGGAGAGTACGAcgaggctgaggttgatcttgaactAGGGCGTCAGGGTAAGCTCATTGGCGCTGCCGTTGAGTATTCTGCTACTATCTGGTCGACATTTAAGATCAAGGACTGGGGTCTCTTTGGTGAAGCTTAAGGTAGTTGAAGTTTGTTAAAAGCGAATGGACAACATATCTAGATTCCGGGGGGAATGCAGCAGGAAAGAGCTAGGATATCATGAGATGACTACCACGACTTATGACCCGTTTtctttgttgatggatgataCGCAATTACGGACATGACAAGTGTGATTCCCTAGCATGAGGGAATATGCAGGCTTACAAGTTGCTTTCAGATTAACATGATAACATGTCATGATAGAAGGCCATGTTGATGAACATTCAGACATATGTAGCTTGGGAAACTCTGCAATTTTAAGAGACTGCGGGCTGATACGAGCCAACTCGAACTTTGTCTGCATTCGCTGACTATATACACTCTATCATCACTCTAACGTATTAAAAGCTTGCCCGTGTATACAGTGTAACCGATGAACTTCTATGAGGGAAGTGAAGGCAGTATATCTGTAGACTGGAGAGTATTTGTTCCTAGATATGTTATATGATATATGATACCTTATAGTCTGGGTTTTGACAGGCAGCGTTGTGGGTGGGCGAAGATGCAGGTGAATTCGTTAACTCGGACACGCAAATTATAATATTGAATGGGTATAGATAGACAAACAAACTCCTAGTTATGCATTTATGCTTCAGTCTCGATAGTTAGATCAAccatcttgtcaacaacactctcaaCTTCCAACTTGCTAGCCACTTTGCTTCCAGTCTTACCACCCTCTTGCTTCGCCCACTTCTCTGCAATGAGCTTCATGACCACCTTCTGGGGACTGCCTGGATTCTCTCCTCTGACCACACCCATCTGCTCTTTCACAAACGCCTGATATCGGCTCGGTGCTTtgcctgctgctgctcccCTTGGTACTGGCTTGGTCTGCTTCAAGTTGCCCTTGCACTTCCCACATTTAGATCGCTGAGTATCAATACTTTTGGAATGCCGCTTGTACTCAAGTCCGCATTCTTCACACTCCCAAATGTATTTGAAGTCGATTTCGTAACTGTGCTTGGTTGTCACTTCGATGCCGCGATCGCCAAACTTAGCCGAGCACTTGGCCGCCCAAGCCTTGAACTCTCGGCCGTGAGGGTTTGTCGTTATGCCACTGATCATGAAGTTGGCGAGATGGCAAAACTCATGTGCCATGACATTGAGTAGGCggttctcgtcatcaatgACCTTCTCGGCAAGTTCAATTGATGCATGATGCTTGAATATCTTAATGGGCTGACCGTCTTCCGCCTTGCGTGTCGTTCTAATAGTTTCGCAACGCCAACTTGCTCGCCCAGCCGTTGTATTAAGTGTTTTCGTCCAA
Protein-coding regions in this window:
- a CDS encoding hit family protein 1, giving the protein MSSCIFCRIIKGDIPSFKLFESDKTLAFLDIGPLSKGHALVIPKHHGAKLADIPDDHLTEILPVVKKIVNATGATDYNILQNNGRIAHQEVDHVHFHMIPKPNETEGLGVKWPTKPADMEQLKAYCEELKAKI